Proteins from one Penicillium digitatum chromosome 2, complete sequence genomic window:
- a CDS encoding Chromatin-associated protein: MPPPVEDLSDEESGDIPFRKAPEANGKYNQESPEDEEDEDEEEDDGEEGLYVVEDILDHAWLDDGTLKLLVKWKGYDKIKDRTWEEEDGLMEGARDVVIAYYKRIGGRPGKEELQPAAAKPGRKRKSMGDSTLAKASPAPAASEAKRQRRKSIPKETSEQASPSSEENGIQWLPKGKNWDKDVKEVDTIVREGDAGLMAWLEFNNGHKAKLSVQACYEKCPLKMLKFYESHLVFKDN, from the exons ATGCCTC CTCCCGTTGAAGATTTGTCCGACGAGGAATCTGGCGACATTCCCTTCAGAAAGGCGCCGGAGGCAAATGGCAAATATAATCAGGAGTCCCCggaggacgaagaagacgaagacgaagaggaggatgatgggGAGGAGGGACT CTATGTAGTCGAGGATATTCTTGATCACGCATGGCTTGATGAT GGGACTCTTAAGCTTTTGGTAAAATGGAAGGGCTATGACAAGATCAAAGACCGCACAtgggaagaggaggatggtCTCAT GGAAGGAGCCCGTGACGTTGTCATAGCATACTACAAGAGGATTGGTGGTCGCCCGGGGAAGGAAGAATTGCAGCCTGCGGCAGCGAAGCCAGGTCGCAAGCGCAAATCCATGGGTGATTCGACGCTTGCTAAGGCTTCACCGGCCCCGGCAGCGAGCGAAGCTAAGAGACAGCGCCGAAAATCAATACCTAAAGAGACGTCTGAGCAAGCTTCCCCCTCATCTGAAGAAAATGGCATTCAATGGCTTCCAAAGGGAAAGAACTGGGATAAGGATGTGAAAGAGGTGGACACAATAGTCCGGGAGGGCGACGCAGGTCTCATGGCCTGGCTCGAATTCAACAACGGACACAAGGCGAAACTGTCTGTCCAGGCCTGCTATGAAAAGTGTCCTCTAAAA ATGCTCAAGTTTTACGAATCGCACCT TGTTTTCAAGGATAACTGA
- a CDS encoding T-complex protein 1, epsilon subunit, putative, which produces MAMQLDMSQASILKDEQGRPFIVVRDQGKKKRQHGTEAVKSHIVAAKTVASIVKSSLGPRGLDKILISADGDITVTNDGATILGQMDITNNVAKLLVELSKSQDEEIGDGTTGVVVLAAAMLEQASDLIDKGIHPIRIADGYDQACEIAIAELDKISDEITFSQDDTTNLLKVAKTSLGSKIVSKSHDQFAKIAVDAVLSVADFERKDVDFELIKLDGKVGGSLEDSLLVRGVIVDKDFSHPQMPDEVRDAKLAILTCPFEPPKPKTKHKLDITSVEEFKKLQDYEKEKFTEMIQQLKESGANLVICQWGFDDEANHLLLQNNLPAVRWVGGPEIELIAIATNGRIVPRFEDLTSDKLGTAGVVREMSFGTTREKMLVIEECANTRAVTIFVRGSNKMIIDEAKRSLHDALCVVRNLVRDNRVVYGGGAAEIACSIAVEDAAVKSPGIEQYAMRAFADALDAVPLALAENSGLSPIETLASIKSRQVKEKNTRLGVDCMMTGTNDMREHFAIDPLIGKRQQLLLATQLCRMVLKINNVIISGDDQSEF; this is translated from the exons ATGGCAATGC AGCTTGATATGTCTCAGG CTTCGATCTTGAAGGATGAGCAGGGACGGCCGTTTATTGTTGTTCGCGA TcagggaaagaagaagagacaACATGGCACCGAGGCCGTCAAGTCACACATTGTTGCCGCCAAGACGGTGGCCAGCATTGTCAAGTCTTCTCTG GGTCCTCGTGGTCTTGATAAGATTCTGATCTCCGCCGACGGCGATATTACCGTCACCAACGATGGCGCAACTATTCTCGGACAG ATGGATATCACAAACAACGTCGCGAAGCTGCTGGTTGAGCTTTCGAAGTCTCAGGACGAGGAGATCGGTGATGGCACGACCGGTGTCGTGGTGCTGGCAGCGGCCATGCTTGAACAAGCCTCGGACCTCATTGACAAAGGCATCCACCCCATCCGGATAGCTGACGGATATGATCAGGCCTGCGAGATCGCCATTGCTGAGCTTGACAAAATCAGTGACGAAATTACATTTAGCCAAGATGATACCACCAACCTCCTCAAAGTGGCCAAGACCAGTTTGGGCAGCAAGAT TGTCTCCAAGTCCCACGACCAATTCGCCAAGATCGCCGTTGATGCCGTGCTCTCGGTTGCCGACTTTGAGCGCAAGGATGTCGACTTCGAGTTGATCAAGCTTGACGGCAAGGTCGGTGGCTCCCTCGAGGACTCTCTGCTTGTCCGCGGTGTTATTGTGGACAAGGACTTCTCTCACCCCCAGATGCCCGATGAAGTTCGGGATGCAAAATTGGCCATCTTGACCTGTCCCTTTGAGCCTCCCAAGCCCAAGACCAAGCACAAGCTTGATATCACATCTGTTGAGGAATTCAAGAAGCTGCAGGACTACGAGAAGGAGAAGTTCACAGAGATGATCCAGCAGCTGAAGGAATCAGGTGCCAACCTGGTCATCTGCCAGTGGGGTTTCGATGATGAGGCCAACCATCTTTTGCTCCAGAATAACCTGCCTGCCGTTCGTTGGGTTGGTGGGCCTGAGATTGAATTGATCGCCATTGCCACAAACGGCCGTATTGTGCCCCGCTTCGAGGATCTGACCTCTGACAAGCTCGGCACGGCTGGTGTTGTCCGTGAGATGAGCTTCGGAACCACGAGAGAGAAGATGCTGGTTATTGAGGAGTGCGCCAACACTCGTGCAGTGACAATTTTCGTTCGTGGAAGTAACAAGATG ATTATTGATGAGGCCAAGCGGTCACTACACGATGCTCTGTGTGTTGTCCGCAATTTAGTGCGCGACAATCGTGTGGTCTACGGCGGTGGTGCTGCTGAGATTGCTTGCTCCATTGCCGTCGAGGATGCCGCTGTCAAGAGTCCCGGCATTGAGCAATATGCCATGCGCGCCTTCGCTGATGCGCTGGATGCCGTGCCCTTGGCCCTTGCCGAGAACTCTGGCTTGAGTCCCATTGAGACCCTTGCCTCTATTAAGTCGCGTCaggtcaaggagaagaacaCACGTCTTGGTGTTGACTGCATGATGACTGGCACTAACG ATATGCGTGAGCACTTCGCTATTGACCCCCTGATTGGCAAGCGCCAGCAACTTCTGCTTGCTACCCAGCTGTGCCGCATGGTTCTTAAG ATCAACAATGTTATCATCTCCGGTGATGATCAGTCTGAGTTCTAG
- a CDS encoding Rap1 - C-terminal, translated as MATFTSDSSRAETTTMNLFQGARFWLSLTVPQRPRFKELIKQYGGTVVLMEKDADVKLVDHTRKDLPRDTFSYRYVERSINKGRLEDLEAHRVGPSAPRPMGASNIPTKSTRSFFTLEEDQIVFDWVEHLGQEPGAPVQGNKIYQDLSELFPSHPWQSWRSRYMKHLRGKGRPGGGTPSSYDELLQSAPPQGERSKALPAQASPEDSTASSSSRVPRLAPPGPVQASTPSSPKRKRDADPERSNQRRRDVSPMKRRAIEASAIAGLSSPRPRPDSRRPQPESQNVAATSHLTARPERGSPTASSSDAGPLEGLGIPDLFPVPNPYPQTPRRVTRETSHRPADVTKSPAPPAPPRPLGDNAFAQSGRFKKQAPNPRPPIKDIFEDPVNSTFLELPFLPSSPASEVSEDDTSDAPDVDTWIDQRLALGAKESQVFDALRCTSMVPEMADKVLKYLTAGKGIPDDMPGVWTAEDDICLQAGEYARVRRALKKHGAEAYKDRWEYLSMARQTGLIE; from the exons ATGGCAACTTTCACAAGCGACTCGTCTCGGGCTGAAACAACGACGATGAATCTATTTCAAGGCGCACGATTCTGGCTATCCCTGACTGTTCCGCAAAGGCCGAGGTTTAAAGAATTAATCAAG CAATACGGTGGCACTGTTGTGTTGATGGAGAAGGATGCCGACGTGAAGCTGGTGGATCACACGAGGAAAGATCTACCTAGGGACAC CTTCTCCTATCGATACGTAGAGCGTTCTATCAACAAGGGACGTCTCGAAGATCTAGAAGCCCACCGGGTTGGGCCATCCGCACCTCGTCCAATGGGtgcatccaacatccccacAAAAAGCACACGATCGTTCTTTACCTTGGAAGAGGATCAAATCGTGTTTGATTGGGTCGAACACCTTGGTCAGGAGCCAGGGGCACCTGTCCAAGGTAACAAAATCTATCAAGATTTAAGTGAACTG TTTCCCAGTCACCCGTGGCAATCCTGGCGTAGTAGATACATGAAGCATCTGCGTGGCAAGGGTCGTCCAGGGGGAGGCACCCCATCATCATATGACGAGCTTTTACAGTCTGCACCACCCCAAGGAGAACGTTCAAAAGCCTTACCTGCCCAAGCTTCCCCCGAAGACTCCACAGCATCATCTAGCTCAAGGGTCCCCCGGCTGGCACCACCAGGTCCAGTCCAAGCAAGTACGCCAAGCAGCCCAAAACGAAAACGAGATGCCGACCCTGAACGGTCAAATCAACGGCGGAGGGATGTTTCCCCTATGAAAAGAAGAGCAATTGAAGCTTCTGCAATTGCGGGCCTTTCCTCACCCCGTCCCCGTCCTGATAGCCGAAGACCACAACCAGAGTCACAAAACGTGGCAGCCACATCACACTTGACTGCACGCCCAGAAAGAGGCTCGCCCACTGCCTCGTCGTCAGATGCAGGACCACTTGAAGGCCTTggtattccagatctcttCCCGGTCCCAAACCCTTACCCACAAACTCCTCGTCGCGTCACCCGGGAGACTTCACATCGTCCAGCAGATGTAACAAAATCGCCAGCGCCACCAGCGCCACCACGACCATTGGGGGACAATGCCTTCGCGCAGTCCGGTCGATTCAAGAAACAAGCACCGAATCCCAGACCACCAATCAAAGATATCTTCGAAGACCCAGTGAACTCCACTTTCCTAGAACTCCCATTTTTGCCATCAAGCCCAGCATCCGAAGTATCTGAAGATGACACATCAGATGCACCTGACGTCGATACTTGGATTGATCAACGCCTAGCTCTAGGTGCCAAGGAATCCCAGGTGTTCGATGCTCTGCGATGTACAAGCATGGTCCCAGAGATGGCAGACAAGGTTCTCAAATACCTCACGGCCGGGAAGGGTATTCCCGATGATATGCCCGGGGTCTGGACAGCGGAGGATGACATCTGTTTACAAGCGGGGGAATATGCACGTGTGCGGCGAGCGTTGAAGAAACACGGTGCAGAGGCGTACAAGGATAGATGGGAATATTTGAGCATGGCCCGGCAGACGGGGCTCATTGAATGA